The following proteins are co-located in the Polymorphospora rubra genome:
- a CDS encoding Hsp70 family protein, translated as MAGRTVPPLLFDGSPQMPSAVYASPDGDMVVGRDAVQHSRVHPDRFERNPKRRVDDGTVLLGDAELPVVELMAAVLRRVHAEAARVGGRQITEAVLTHPVEWGAQRRAMLANAAARAGLHNARLVPEPVAAASYFIAVLRHQLPIGRNLVVYDFGAGTFDATVVRRTPDNLQVLSTDGVDDAGGLDVDAAVVEYLGEVFAERDPDGWKRLITPSTSAERRMSQQFWEDVRGAKEMLSRAPSAIVHVPVIDIDVPVGREQLEKFARPVLDRTLLATQNAIRSASVNTAGLAGVFLVGGSSRIPLVATLLHRTLQIAPTTLEQPEMVVAEGSLYVPAAALAAIDPRSYTAPVSGPPGGAIAPMSGPPAGPIAPMSGPPAGPVAPMSGPPSSAPPYRPMAPHAPHPQHRPAMPQPQPHYRPAPQPHAPHPQHRPTMPQPQQASAPYRPPHVAPPPHGQPHPQARPQQQHPQPQQHPQPQRPVGPPPHVQPPHAQPPHHPQPQHPQPHHPQPQRPVAPPPQHTQQQRPVGPPPVHPQHQRPGPAYPPHQPQRPVAPPPQHTQQQRPVGPPPVHPQHQRPGPAYPPHQPQRPAAPTTAPPGYRPGHPGHPQTAAHPVTPTGVHPPAHTAQRPPGPPVHVPMGHPPPVAPPQVAQPAHTGHLAQRGSTPPPVHAPQPPVQRSPLTVLPLSITLPAGTAFSLAATPARTDFLVANGHLVAVRAVDRLTALLREQPSLTAVHPWAALPADLRPGDLTPSPDASYDFVRIGRILAAGCEADSMPMYRTADGRLSPAEPDHTGQIGPDDISRHVELVRRLFAVLRRRSLVLDTERIGRTVGPLTAAATSAGRLDATVLRTGTEAFERFRAASWWWQIVDEVTTVTDWR; from the coding sequence GTGGCCGGACGGACGGTGCCGCCCCTGCTCTTCGACGGGTCGCCGCAGATGCCCTCGGCCGTCTACGCCTCCCCGGACGGCGACATGGTCGTCGGCCGGGACGCCGTCCAGCACTCCCGGGTCCACCCCGACCGTTTCGAGCGCAACCCGAAGCGCCGGGTGGACGACGGCACCGTCCTCCTCGGCGACGCCGAACTGCCGGTGGTCGAACTCATGGCCGCCGTGCTGCGCCGGGTGCACGCCGAGGCGGCCCGCGTCGGCGGCCGGCAGATCACCGAGGCCGTCCTCACCCACCCCGTCGAATGGGGTGCCCAACGTCGGGCGATGCTGGCCAACGCCGCCGCCCGGGCCGGCCTGCACAACGCCCGCCTGGTCCCCGAACCGGTCGCGGCCGCCAGCTACTTCATCGCCGTCCTGCGCCACCAACTGCCGATCGGCCGCAACCTCGTCGTCTACGACTTCGGCGCCGGCACGTTCGACGCCACCGTCGTCCGCCGTACCCCGGACAACCTCCAGGTGCTGTCCACCGACGGGGTCGACGACGCGGGCGGGCTGGACGTCGACGCGGCGGTGGTCGAATACCTCGGCGAGGTCTTCGCCGAACGTGACCCCGACGGCTGGAAGCGGCTGATCACACCGTCCACCTCCGCCGAACGCCGGATGAGCCAGCAGTTCTGGGAGGACGTCCGCGGCGCCAAGGAGATGCTCTCGCGGGCCCCGTCGGCGATCGTGCACGTACCGGTCATCGACATCGACGTGCCGGTCGGCCGCGAGCAACTGGAGAAGTTCGCCCGGCCGGTGCTCGACCGGACCCTGCTGGCCACCCAGAACGCGATCCGCTCCGCGTCGGTCAACACCGCCGGACTCGCCGGCGTGTTCCTGGTCGGCGGATCGAGCCGGATCCCGCTGGTCGCGACGCTGCTGCACCGTACGCTCCAGATCGCGCCGACCACCCTGGAACAGCCCGAGATGGTGGTGGCGGAGGGCAGCCTCTACGTGCCGGCCGCCGCCCTCGCGGCGATCGATCCGCGCAGCTACACCGCGCCGGTGAGCGGCCCGCCCGGTGGCGCGATCGCCCCGATGAGCGGGCCGCCGGCGGGGCCGATCGCCCCGATGAGCGGGCCACCCGCCGGACCGGTCGCCCCGATGAGCGGGCCGCCGTCGAGCGCGCCGCCCTACCGCCCGATGGCGCCGCACGCACCCCACCCGCAGCACCGGCCGGCGATGCCGCAGCCGCAGCCGCACTACCGTCCGGCGCCGCAGCCGCACGCCCCGCATCCGCAGCACCGGCCGACGATGCCGCAGCCGCAGCAGGCGTCGGCGCCGTACCGGCCGCCGCACGTGGCCCCGCCGCCGCACGGCCAGCCCCACCCGCAGGCCCGCCCGCAGCAGCAGCACCCTCAACCGCAGCAGCACCCTCAACCGCAGCGGCCGGTCGGACCGCCACCGCACGTCCAGCCACCGCACGCCCAGCCACCGCACCACCCCCAGCCCCAACATCCCCAACCACACCACCCGCAGCCGCAACGGCCGGTGGCGCCACCGCCGCAGCACACCCAGCAGCAACGGCCGGTCGGACCACCACCGGTCCACCCGCAACACCAGCGCCCCGGCCCGGCCTACCCACCGCACCAGCCGCAACGGCCGGTGGCGCCACCGCCGCAGCACACCCAGCAGCAACGGCCGGTCGGACCACCACCGGTCCACCCGCAACACCAGCGCCCCGGCCCGGCCTACCCACCGCACCAGCCGCAACGGCCGGCCGCACCGACGACGGCTCCGCCCGGATACCGGCCCGGCCATCCGGGTCACCCGCAGACCGCCGCGCACCCGGTGACGCCGACCGGGGTCCACCCACCGGCACACACCGCCCAGCGGCCCCCCGGCCCGCCGGTGCACGTGCCGATGGGACACCCGCCACCCGTCGCGCCGCCGCAGGTGGCCCAGCCGGCACACACCGGCCACCTGGCGCAGCGCGGCAGCACCCCGCCGCCGGTCCACGCACCGCAGCCGCCGGTCCAGCGGTCACCGCTGACCGTGCTGCCGCTGTCGATCACCCTGCCGGCCGGCACCGCCTTCAGCCTGGCCGCCACCCCGGCCCGCACCGACTTCCTGGTCGCCAACGGACACCTGGTGGCCGTACGCGCCGTCGACCGGCTCACCGCGCTCCTGCGTGAGCAGCCCTCGCTGACCGCGGTGCACCCGTGGGCCGCGCTACCGGCCGACCTGCGCCCCGGTGACCTCACCCCGTCGCCGGACGCCAGCTACGACTTCGTCCGGATCGGCCGGATCCTCGCCGCCGGCTGCGAGGCGGACTCGATGCCGATGTACCGCACCGCGGACGGGCGGCTGAGCCCCGCCGAGCCGGACCACACCGGCCAGATCGGCCCGGACGACATCAGCCGGCACGTCGAACTGGTCCGCCGGTTGTTCGCCGTGCTGCGACGGCGGTCGCTGGTCCTCGACACCGAACGCATCGGCCGTACGGTCGGCCCGCTGACGGCTGCCGCGACCTCGGCCGGCCGGCTCGACGCGACGGTGCTCCGGACGGGCACCGAGGCGTTCGAGCGGTTCCGCGCCGCCTCCTGGTGGTGGCAGATCGTGGACGAGGTGACCACCGTGACCGACTGGCGCTGA
- a CDS encoding SitI3 family protein, whose product MSVAFNLVNEGDHAERRTNLARMIRAVLALLDQDQEDGMLLMDYEQIVLERVGKRLSLNSDWTNWVELPELATIAQRYDCRPFPAPFL is encoded by the coding sequence ATGTCGGTGGCGTTCAATCTCGTCAACGAGGGCGACCACGCCGAGCGGCGGACGAACCTGGCCCGGATGATCCGGGCGGTGCTGGCCCTGCTCGACCAGGACCAGGAGGACGGGATGCTGCTGATGGACTACGAGCAGATCGTGCTCGAACGGGTCGGCAAACGGCTGAGCCTCAACAGCGACTGGACCAACTGGGTGGAACTGCCGGAACTCGCGACGATCGCCCAGCGGTACGACTGCCGCCCCTTCCCGGCGCCCTTCCTCTGA
- a CDS encoding nucleotide pyrophosphohydrolase: MTTGHPSPAPEPREPSVEDLAHRLRDFAAERDWQRFHTPKNLAMALAGEVGELVAEFQWLTPAEAAEVMDGPAGERVRAEIGDVMIYLTRLADVLGIDLVRAATDKLAHSARRYTVEASRGSIAKIPQPE; encoded by the coding sequence ATGACGACCGGCCACCCCTCCCCCGCCCCGGAGCCCCGCGAACCGTCCGTCGAGGATCTCGCCCACCGGCTGCGGGACTTTGCCGCCGAGCGGGACTGGCAGCGCTTCCACACCCCGAAGAACCTGGCCATGGCACTCGCGGGCGAGGTCGGCGAGTTGGTCGCGGAGTTCCAGTGGCTGACACCGGCGGAGGCGGCCGAGGTGATGGACGGTCCGGCGGGTGAACGGGTGCGGGCCGAGATCGGCGATGTGATGATCTATCTCACCAGGTTGGCGGACGTGCTCGGCATCGATCTCGTGCGGGCCGCCACCGACAAGTTGGCCCACTCCGCCCGCCGGTACACAGTGGAGGCGTCCCGGGGGTCGATCGCCAAGATCCCACAGCCGGAATGA
- a CDS encoding AAA family ATPase, translated as MTPVLPPGVEAGRVVEAVLADLRSGRHRGIVVDSPPGAGKSTLVVRATIELAAAGEPLIVIAQTNEQVDDLIARLVTDAPELLVGRLSAADYVPSERVSAPGTVRVAAKVADLGGSAVIIGTAAKWATVADGSWPWAIVDEAYQMRSDALLRVASRFERALFVGDPGQLDPFSTVETSRWTGLTWDPMQSAVAVLLRHNPDLPVHRLPVSWRLPASAAPLVAEAFYPFTGFRAGTSGPDRVLSLTGPGDGGPADAAVDLAAATGWALYELPARHTLRTDVEAAAACAALAVRMLERGAVAVSERARSGAPVDATRIAIGAAHRDQVAVIRSMLPASAAGVTVDTANRLQGREYDVTVVLHPLSGRRDATAFHLESGRLCVLTSRHRHACLVVARAGIPELLDAHPSTEPVHLNVPVRFPDGWEANQAVLARLPVVRP; from the coding sequence ATGACTCCCGTGCTGCCGCCCGGCGTCGAAGCCGGGCGGGTGGTCGAGGCGGTGCTGGCCGACCTGCGGTCCGGCCGGCACCGGGGCATCGTCGTCGACTCGCCGCCCGGTGCCGGCAAGTCGACGCTGGTGGTCCGGGCCACCATCGAGCTGGCGGCGGCCGGTGAACCGCTGATCGTCATCGCGCAGACCAACGAGCAGGTCGACGACCTGATCGCCCGGCTGGTCACCGACGCCCCGGAACTGCTGGTCGGGCGCCTGTCGGCCGCCGACTACGTACCCTCCGAGCGGGTTTCGGCACCCGGGACGGTCCGGGTCGCGGCGAAGGTCGCCGACCTCGGCGGGTCAGCGGTGATCATCGGTACGGCGGCCAAGTGGGCCACCGTCGCCGACGGCTCGTGGCCGTGGGCGATCGTGGACGAGGCCTACCAGATGCGGTCGGACGCCCTGCTGCGGGTGGCCTCCCGGTTCGAGCGGGCGCTGTTCGTCGGCGACCCCGGTCAGCTCGACCCGTTCTCGACCGTGGAGACGTCGCGCTGGACCGGGCTGACCTGGGATCCGATGCAGAGCGCGGTCGCGGTGCTGCTGCGGCACAACCCGGATCTGCCGGTGCACCGGCTGCCGGTCTCGTGGCGGTTGCCGGCATCGGCCGCGCCGCTGGTGGCCGAGGCGTTCTACCCGTTCACCGGGTTCCGGGCCGGCACGTCCGGCCCCGACCGGGTGCTGTCGCTGACCGGGCCGGGCGACGGCGGGCCGGCTGACGCGGCCGTCGACCTGGCGGCGGCGACCGGCTGGGCACTGTACGAACTGCCCGCCCGGCACACCCTGCGCACCGACGTCGAGGCGGCCGCCGCGTGCGCGGCCCTCGCCGTACGGATGCTGGAGCGTGGGGCGGTGGCGGTCTCCGAACGCGCCCGTTCGGGTGCTCCGGTCGACGCCACCCGGATCGCGATCGGCGCCGCCCACCGCGACCAGGTGGCGGTCATCCGGTCGATGCTCCCGGCGTCGGCGGCCGGCGTCACCGTCGACACGGCCAACCGGCTCCAGGGCCGCGAGTACGACGTCACGGTGGTCCTGCACCCGCTCTCCGGGCGGCGCGACGCGACCGCCTTCCACCTGGAGTCCGGACGGTTGTGCGTGCTCACGTCGCGGCACCGGCACGCCTGCCTGGTCGTGGCCCGGGCCGGCATTCCCGAACTGCTCGACGCCCACCCGTCCACCGAACCGGTGCACCTGAACGTTCCGGTCCGGTTCCCCGACGGGTGGGAGGCGAACCAGGCCGTCCTGGCCCGGCTGCCCGTCGTACGCCCCTGA
- a CDS encoding DHA2 family efflux MFS transporter permease subunit yields the protein MSGPTMPAARRWLALGVLCSGTLLVILDGSVVTVALPIIQHDLGFSRSGLAWVVNAYLIAFAGLLLLAGRLGDLIGRKRVLLAGLAVFTVASLLCGVAGSSGELIAARFAQGVGGAMASAVVLGMIVTMFPEPGERARAIGVYSLVQASGAAIGLIAGGVLTQLLSWHWAFFVNVPVGIAAVLLAYRLFPAERGPGLRAGLDLPGAALVTGGLMLLVYAIVEAERHSWGSPRTAGPAVLSIVLLAGFVIRQATARQPLLPLRIFRSRAVSGANLVMLPLVAGMFGFQFLTALYLQRLLDLDALRTGLAFLPAPAAIALVSVGVAGRLAARFGPRTVLVAGLTAIAAGLLLLARVPADARYAVDVLPALVLIGAAFGAVLPALMGQAMSAATPADSGLASGLVNTTQQVGAAIGTAVLAALASARTGALLAQGAGSAAALAGGFRVAYAASAAFALAGVVAAVLVLRRPAKLPAGRPVDA from the coding sequence ATGTCCGGACCCACCATGCCCGCCGCCCGCCGGTGGCTGGCGCTCGGCGTGCTGTGCAGCGGAACGCTGCTGGTCATCCTCGACGGGAGCGTGGTGACCGTCGCGCTGCCGATCATCCAGCACGATCTGGGCTTCTCCCGGTCCGGCCTGGCCTGGGTGGTCAACGCCTACCTGATCGCCTTCGCCGGCCTGCTCCTGCTCGCCGGCCGCCTCGGTGACCTGATCGGTCGCAAACGGGTGCTCCTCGCCGGTCTCGCCGTCTTCACCGTCGCCTCGCTGCTGTGTGGCGTCGCCGGCAGCAGCGGGGAGCTGATCGCCGCCCGGTTCGCGCAGGGGGTGGGCGGCGCGATGGCCTCCGCCGTCGTACTCGGGATGATCGTCACGATGTTTCCCGAGCCGGGGGAGCGGGCCAGGGCCATCGGCGTCTACAGCCTCGTCCAGGCCAGCGGGGCGGCGATCGGACTCATCGCCGGCGGCGTGCTCACCCAACTACTGAGCTGGCACTGGGCGTTCTTCGTCAACGTGCCGGTCGGGATCGCGGCCGTCCTGCTGGCCTACCGGCTGTTCCCCGCCGAACGCGGGCCGGGCCTGCGGGCCGGCCTCGACCTGCCGGGCGCCGCCCTGGTCACCGGCGGGCTGATGCTGCTCGTCTACGCCATCGTCGAAGCCGAGCGGCACAGCTGGGGCAGCCCGCGGACCGCGGGACCGGCCGTCCTGTCGATCGTCCTGCTCGCCGGGTTCGTGATCCGGCAGGCGACCGCCCGCCAGCCGCTGCTGCCGCTGCGGATCTTCCGCTCCCGCGCGGTCTCCGGCGCCAATCTGGTGATGCTGCCGCTGGTCGCCGGCATGTTCGGCTTCCAGTTCCTGACCGCGCTCTACCTGCAGCGCCTGCTGGACCTCGATGCGCTGCGCACCGGGCTGGCCTTCCTGCCCGCCCCGGCGGCGATCGCGCTGGTCTCGGTCGGTGTCGCCGGGCGGCTCGCCGCCCGGTTCGGTCCGCGTACGGTGCTCGTGGCCGGCCTGACCGCGATCGCCGCCGGACTCCTGCTGCTCGCCCGGGTGCCGGCCGACGCCCGGTACGCCGTCGACGTGCTGCCCGCGCTGGTCCTGATCGGTGCCGCGTTCGGGGCGGTCCTGCCCGCGCTGATGGGCCAGGCGATGTCCGCCGCGACGCCGGCCGACTCGGGACTCGCCTCCGGGCTGGTCAACACCACCCAGCAGGTCGGCGCGGCGATCGGCACCGCGGTGCTGGCGGCCCTGGCGTCGGCACGTACCGGTGCTCTGCTCGCCCAGGGGGCGGGTTCCGCCGCCGCGCTGGCCGGCGGCTTCCGGGTCGCGTACGCGGCCAGCGCCGCGTTCGCGCTGGCCGGCGTGGTGGCGGCGGTGCTCGTCCTGCGCCGGCCCGCGAAGCTGCCGGCGGGGCGGCCGGTCGACGCCTGA
- a CDS encoding winged helix-turn-helix transcriptional regulator: MSQGHTDVPVEARNPEVCTVYDVLNRVSGKWSIGILVEATHGPVRFTELERNVRGISRRMLTLTLRNLERDGLLVRTVYPTVPPRVEYVATDMARELYRSLVELTGWAERHRAAIAAAREAYDRANDRGEPERA, from the coding sequence ATGTCCCAGGGGCACACGGATGTGCCGGTCGAGGCACGCAACCCCGAGGTGTGCACGGTCTACGACGTGCTCAACCGGGTCAGCGGGAAGTGGAGCATCGGCATCCTGGTCGAGGCGACCCACGGGCCGGTGCGCTTCACCGAACTGGAGCGCAACGTGCGGGGGATCAGCCGGCGGATGCTCACCCTGACCCTGCGCAACCTGGAACGCGACGGCCTGCTCGTCCGCACCGTCTACCCGACGGTCCCGCCACGCGTCGAATACGTCGCCACCGACATGGCACGGGAGCTGTACCGCTCGCTCGTCGAACTGACCGGGTGGGCCGAGCGGCACCGCGCCGCCATCGCCGCCGCCCGCGAGGCGTACGACCGGGCCAACGACCGCGGCGAACCGGAACGGGCGTGA